Within the Alteromonas sp. M12 genome, the region TAAAGCCCTTTAACTTGACGCTAAGCTGTGTCGCTGACGCAGTTGAGTGATAATATTCTGTAAACTAGCATTATTTTGTTCACCTTGTAGCTGCTTAATTAGTGCACCGTCAGGGCCAATAATAAAGGTAGTAGGTAGGGAATTCGGCTTGTGAAAAACGGCATTTTCTGGCAATCCGGATATAACCCTAAAATCAATTTGATACTTCTGTTTTAACTCTTGTAACTCAGGATCACCTAAATTATCAAAGTTAACCGCCAGCAACGACACATCGGGTTGCTCCTTCGCAAAAGATTCAAACTGATTTAATTCAGGGAGCTCTTTCAGGCAAGGGGCGCACCATTCTGCAAAATAATTCACGACTAAATACTGTCCTTCAAAATCTTGCCATTGGTAACTTTGCCCTTCCACAGTAGTAAAATCAGATTTGAGGCTCAACGACAAGTAAAAACCAGCTATAGCCGCAGCTAAACCGCAACTCACGAAGATTAACTTTTTAAACATAAACTTTGCGCTACCCTATACTTCTAATTCGTCTCAACATGAAATTATTCGAACAAATCCAAATAACATTTGTTGCCGTTGTGCATTAACCTTTAGAATACTGCAATTTAATTGGCAATGAAAAGTAATCATATTATGCAAAACTTACGAATTTATCATAATCCTCGCTGTAGCAAGAGTCGTCAAACATTAGAGTTGTTAACCGAAAAGGGTTATCAGCCGGAAATAATTGAATATTTAAAGACGCCATTAACGGTTTCGCAAATCGAACAACTCATGGAGCAATTGAATATCGATGATCCACGAAAAATGATGCGCGTGAAAGAAAAAGACTACACGGATAATAATCTCGGTGAAGACAGTGTTACCAAAGCCCAGTTAATCGCGGCAATGGCCACCTACCCTAAGCTTATTGAGCGTCCTATTGTGGTGAATAACACACAAGCTAAAATCGGACGCCCACCAGAAGCTGTGCTGGAAATTCTCTAGTGGGTCCCATTTTAGTTTTGTATTATAGCCTGCATGGCGCTACCCGAAATTTAGCCAATAAAATAGCCTTAGGTGCTCAGATGCAAGGCGCTGATGTGATAGTGCGCACTGTGCCTAAGGTAGCCACAGGCATAGATTTTAGCCAGCAGGCCGTCCCTGAATCAGGTGATCCTTATGTGAGCTTGGACGAACTTGCGAACTGCAGTGGTTTAGCTCTCGGCAGCCCGACTCGTTTTGGCAATATGAGTAGTGCGATGAAACACTTTTGGGACTCAACCTCTTCATTGTGGTTGTCAGCCAATCTAAATGGTAAGCCAGGATGTGTGTTCACCTCCTCTAGCAGTATGCACGGTGGGCAAGAGTCTACATTATTAACCATGATGATCCCGTTATTGCATCACGGCATGCTAATAAGTGGTCTGCCCTATTCTGAACCCGAGTTACATTCCACCGTAACCGGCGGAACCCCCTATGGCGTGACCCACGTTAGTTTGCAAAACAAATCGATATTAAGTCAAGACGAACAATCACTGTGCATTGCACAGGGAAAACGACTTGCCATGTTAGCGCAAAAACTAGGACAAAAATGAAAATTCCAACCAGTATTTATCGAAAATTAGCCTTAGTAAGTTACCTATTGTTGTTAATATGGGTTCCAATCTGGCATCTCCTGTTGGCGAACCCCACAGGCAGAAGTGAACAATTTGAAATTTTTCTAACCTTTGTTTGGACCATCCCATTGTTGTTACCAATGTCGGGGATTTTAAGGGGCAAACCTTATACCCATGCGTGGGCCAATTTTATTGTCATGTTTTATATCATGCATGGCCTCACCAGCTTTTACGCGGTAGAAAATGAACGTTATTATGCGTTAATCGAGATTGTTTTAAGTGTTGGAATGTTTATTGGTTGCAGCTTTTATGCACGTCTTAGAGGTAAAGAATTAGGATTAAGCATTCCAAAATTGAAAGATGAAATGGCTAAAGAAAAAGCCACATTCGGAAAATAAACCGCTTAGCATTTGATGTTTACAGAGAAGTGGCTAGTGGTTTAAAAGTGATTAATGATTTAGTTGCTAATTGGCCAAGATAAACTGAACAATTAAAGTTCAAGCACTTGTTTAATGAAGGGAATACTAATTTTACGTTTTTCTTGAATGCCTTGAAACTGCAATTCATCTAGGGCAGCGACAAGGCTATGCATATCTCGTTTAGCATGACTGATCAGAAATTGCAGTGATTCACGGGAGATACTGATCCCGCGCTGCTTGGCCTTAATATTTAAGGCTTCGCACGCATCTTGATCGTCTAGTGGCGCTAAGCTAAAGCTAATCCCCCAGGCCAAACGTGAGACCAAATCAGCTAACTCAAATTGCAGTTGTTTAGGTCCACGATCACAGCTCACCACAAGTTTACAGTGTTGGGTTTCACGAATACGATTAATTAAATCGAACAACGCTCTTTGCCAATCTTCACTGTGCTGAATATGTTGAATGTTATCTATGCACAACAACTGAATGTTTTCCATTCCATCTAAAATAGTATGGGGATAGCGAAGAGAGGCATCTAATGCCAAATAAAAGTGGGATTTTTGTTGTTGTGCTGCATTGTGTGACATCGCCACTAACAAATGACTTTTCCCCGTACCCGCAGCCCCTGAAATATAGGTCAGAAAAGGCAATTCAGTGGAGTCGTTTTGTTCAACAAGCAAACCGCAATGTTGATAAATTAACGAATTACTGCCAACGACCAAAGAGTCGAATGTCTGTTCGTCAGGCAAATCAACATCTAAAGAAATTTGTTTTGGTAACTGATCGCCAACCAAATTAAGGTCTCCAAAAATAGGGTTTATTGACTACAGGTTGGCTAAAATCATCCATTGGACTTTGCATTCTGTTGTCTAACCTAAACGCTTCGTCAAGATTTTCTTTGGCACCAAATAACTCTAACTCAAAAGTAGAGAAACTACCTTGCTGTTCAATCAATCTAACGTCGATAACCACTGATAAGTTGTTTAAAAAGTTGAGAACTTCCATATAAGTAGTTAGAGATGAAATATTGCCGATTACAATTTCCGTTTTGTTTTCAACCGAGTTCCCAGCCACAGCTTCAATAGCATATTTAGCAGCTAGCTCATCGGCCACCATATCAATCGCTTTTTGCATTGCAAGTTCAGGGGAACTAGCTTCCACTTCACCAGAATCAAATGCTCCTCGTCGAGTTATTATCCATTCGAGAACCCAAACGTCGAGTTTTTTAGGTTCTGGTTGTATTTCAGGATCACCTTCAAACTGATTAACAACGGGCTGCTCATCGCGATAGAATAAACGCCCTGACATCACATATTCGGTGTCATAACGCTCACTGGCTTGGACTAAATTTTGGGTATAGCTCGACCAAACATCGTAAACACTTACCTGTTGGATATCCGTTAAATCCATCACCGGAAAAGCAACTTCTATTCCCCGACGTTGAGCTGTTTCTTTTGCCATCTCTATCAAGTTTTGATGAATGCTGTCTGTCAATAATTTACGGGAATTCGTGCCTTTTTCTTCAATCGCTATCCATGCAAGTGTTTGCGGTCGATGCTTACCCCAAATGGAAAATCCTGTTGAACGTAGAACACTTTCCACTTTATTGACATCAAATTCAGCTTTATAAAGTAAACCTTCAGGTGTTGATTCATAAGCGTACGACAACAAAATATTTTGTGCATTGTTTAAATACGATTTAATTTCTTGATCATTTAATAACGCGCGATTGCCGCTAACTTTAACCAATACTTCTGCTAGGGCCTGCTTAACCGCCTTTTTCTGCGCATTCGTAGATTGGTCTGAAACCACAACAGACGCATTGTACAAACCCTCGACAACAGCGGCGTTTACCCAATTAAGTTGGGCGACCATTAACAATGTTAAAAACAGCAGACAACGCATTAGTATTAAACACTCTTGAAAATTCAAAGCGGTATTGTCATAGATCTAAATTAAAATTTCACCATTTGTTTAAAGCTTGTTTGCCTTTACCGTACGTTTTTCAAGCGATTTGGCAATATTTATCAGATAAAAATAACCTCTTGATTGACGATGTTTACTGTCTAGATAGAAAATACCTCGATTTACAGTACCTTTTCTTTTGTCATACTGATAAAATCCGCAAAAATTTTTTACTGAGGAATATTGTGAGCGATTCTAACCCATCTCTGAGCTATAAAGACGCAGGCGTCGATATTGATGCAGGAAATCAACTGGTAGAACGAATCAAGTCCGTGACCAAAAAAACTCACCGCCCAGAAGTGAAAGGCGGCTTGGGAGGTTTCGGTGCATTGTGCTCAATTCCTCAAAAGTATCGTTCTCCTTTACTCGTATCAGGCACCGATGGTGTAGGTACCAAATTAAGACTAGCGATGGATCTTAAACGTCATTTTGGTATCGGCATCGATTTGGTTGCTATGTGCGTTAACGATTTGATTGTTCAAGGTGCAGAGCCATTATTCTTTTTAGACTATTACGCAACCGGTAAGCTTGATGTAGATACGGCTACCGAAGTGGTCAGCGGCATAGGTGCAGGTTGCGAATTATCTGGCTGTGCACTGATTGGTGGCGAAACCGCTGAAATGCCTGGCATGTACCACGGTAACGATTACGATGTGGCTGGTTTTTGTGTAGGTGTTGTTGAAGCCGATGAAGTAATCGACGGTAGTAAAGTTGCTCCTGGCGATGCAATCATTGCCCTTGCCTCTTCAGGTCCTCATTCAAATGGCTATTCTTTAGTCAGAAAAGTACTGGAAGTCAGTGGTACAGATCCAGAAACCCCCTTTGCAGACAGTACTATTGCTGATCACTTGCTCGAACCAACACGGATTTACGTTAAATCTGTCTTAGCTTTGTTAGAAAAGCACAGTGTTCATGCTATTTCTCATATCACCGGTGGTGGTTTCTGGGAAAACATTCCTCGGGTATTACCTGACAATGCAAAAGCAGTAGTTCAGCGCAACAGTTGGACAAGACCTGCCATTTTTGATTGGCTTCAAGAAAATGGAAATATCACCGACCACGAAATGTTCCGAACTTTTAACTGTGGTGTTGGTCTGATGATTGTATTACCACAAGCAGAAGCGCAAGCAGCGGTAAATTACCTAAATGAACTGGGCGAAAATGCTTGGGTACTAGGTGAAATCGCTGAATGCGGTGAGCAACAAGAACAAGTTGAGATTGTTTAATTGAGTCGTTCAGCAAAATCAATCGTTGTATTAGTCTCCGGTAATGGTTCTAATTTACAGGCCATTATCGACTATTTCAGTGACAAAACTGATTTAGCAAAAGTCACAGCGGTTATTTCCAATGAACCCTCTGCGTTTGGCTTACAACGAGCAGAAAATGCCGGAATCGATGCACTTTGTGTTAATCACCGAGAGTTTGACAGCCGTGTTGAATATGACCAAGCTTTAAAAGCAGCAATAGATAAATACTCACCTGACTTAGTGGTACTCGCTGGCTTTATGCGTATTTTAACCGAACAATTTGTAACTAGCTTCAGTGGCAGGATGATCAATATCCACCCTTCTTTGTTACCTAAATACAAAGGTTTAAATACCCATCAAAAAGCCATTGATGCAAAAGACTTGGAACATGGTGCATCCGTGCACTTCGTGACACCAGAACTTGATGGTGGTCCTGTGATTATTCAATCCAAAGTACCAGTTTTTGAGCATGATACAGCTGCTGAATTAGCCGAAAGGGTCCAGCAACAAGAGCGAAATATATATCCACTTGTTGTAGACTGGTTTTGTAAGCAGCGATTACTGATGATCAACAATAAGGCAGTATTAGATGGACAGGAACTTCCACAAAACGGATATGCGACTGATTAAATGCTTGTTATGGGGAATAGTATTATTCTGCCTCAACTTGGGTGCTAGCGTACACGCTGCCGAATTAACCGAATTTGATGCCCATTACAAAGCATTTCGTTTTGGTAAAGAACTAGGTACCGCAAACTTAAAACTTGAGTCTCTTGGTCGTCAACGTTTTCGTTTATCTTATCAGTCTAAGGTTTCAATGTTCTTTTTATCCGATAAACGCACAGAAGTGAGTTTATTTAGCTTTAATGACGATAACATTATTCCCTTCAAATACAGTTACGAACGCACCGGTTTCGGTTCTGACAAAAGTTTAGTCGCTCAATTTGATCGGCAAAAAAACTCCATCAAAATCAATAATGAATCCAGCGTACAGTGGCATGATGAATTCGATAACCAACTTTACCGGTTAGACATACAACTGCAGCTTGCTGCCGGTAAAAAAGAATTACAGTACAATCTGCTGAACTATCGCGGCGAATTAAAACAATACAATTTAGTTGTGATGTCAACTGAGCAGCTTTCTCTTCCTTATGGTTTACTAGAAGGTGTTAAAGTTAAAATAGTCCGTCCTAATTCCACTCGCGAAACCTACGCATGGTTTGCGCCATCACTCGGCTATCAATTAGTAAGATTGAAGCAATTTAAGGATGGCGAAGAACAAGGCGACATCCAGCTTTCTGCTTTTACAACAGCTGCGGCAAGTAACTAACATCCATTTCCTTAGCAATAACGTACAAGAAACGTGATAAATAGCATTCAATTACTTTTGAATGCTTATTTTTCACTCAAGGAACCCCTCTAAATAGCAAATTAGCCTTGAAAACATCAGTAATATAGCCATGCTTATAATTAGCTATAAGATGAATGCATTTGATCTCCATCAAAAACAGGCATATTTTTACTTCTTGGTCAGAAAAAGGTCTTTAGAATGAATATTATATTGTGGTTAGTCACCGTTATCGGTGCTGTAGGCGTAGTCAGTTTTCTCCGATTGAGGTTACTTAACGCCTGTGTAATTGTTGGCTTAGTGTTGCTACTTGCAACTACCTTTGGATATGTTGGCTTTTTCACTTGGTTAGTGTTTTTAGGCATTGCGATTCCGTTGAATATGGAATCTGTTAGAAAGCAATACATGACACAGCCAATGCTCGATATGTATCGTAAAATCATGCCGGAAATGTCCACTACTGAAAAAGAAGCAATTGATGCCGGTACTGTTTGGTGGGACGGTGAAATCTTCAGCGGTAATCCTGATTGGAGAAAATTGCATGCCATTCCAAAAGCAGTTTTAAGTGCGGAAGAGCAAGCATTTTTAGATGGGCCTGTTGAAGAAGCCTGTCGTATGGTTGATGACTGGGAAGTGCACCACACTCGTGCCGATTTATCGCCTGAAACTTGGCAGTTTCTTAAAGACAACAAATTCTTCGCCATGATCATCAAAAAGAAATACGGTGGTTTGGAATTTTCCGCCTATGCGCAATCCAGAGTATTACAAAAGTTATCAGGTTGTAATGCGGTTTTGGCTACTACCGTTGGTGTACCCAACTCTTTAGGTCCTGGCGAACTGTTACAACACTATGGTACCACTGAACAACAAGATCACTACTTACCGCGTCTCGCTACTGGGGAAGAAATACCTTGTTTTGCGTTAACCGGTAGAGAAGCAGGCTCAGATGCAGGCGCTATTCCAGATACTGGTGTAGTGTGCAAAGGCACTTGGCAAGGCGAAGAAATCATTGGTATGAAGCTTACCTTTGATAAACGCTATATTACCTTAGCTCCCGTCGCCACTGTAATTGGCTTAGCTTTCAAGATGACAGATCCAGAAGGTCTGTTGGGTGGTGAGTCAGATTTAGGAATTACCTGCGCTTTAATCCCGCGCGATACAAAGGGGTTAGAAATTGGTAATCGACACTTTCCTTTAAATATCCCATTCCAAAATGGGCCTTTGAAAGGCACCGACATCTTCGTTCCACTAGACTACATAATTGGTGGTGCAGAAATGGCTGGCCAAGGCTGGCGTATGTTGGTTGAGTGTTTATCGGTGGGACGTTGTATCACCCTGCCCTCAACAGCTGCCGGTGCTACAAAATCAATTGCCCTAGCAACGGGCGCTTACGCGCGAATTCGTCGCCAATTCAAAATTCCTGTGGGTAAAATGGAGGGCATCGAAGAAATGCTTGGTCGTATCGGCTCAAACGCATATATGATGGATGCTGTAACAAGTCTATCCACAAAAGGTGTCGATTTAGGCGAAAAACCCTCTGTCATTTCAGCGATTTGTAAGTATCACTTAACCGAAAATATCCGTTCAGTAGTAAACGATTCCATGGATGTTCACGGCGGCAAAGGCATAATGCTTGGTCCAAATAATTATTTGGGTAGAGCTTATCAAGGAACACCTATTTCAATTACCGTTGAAGGTGCAAACATCTTGACCCGTAACATGATGATTTATGGCCAAGGCGCAATACGCTGTCATCCATTTGTGTTAAAAGAAATGTATGCCGCAGGTAAAGAAGATGAAAGTGAAGCCTTAGCAGAATTTGATCATGCAGTGTTTGGTCATATTGGTTTTGCAATGAGTAACTTCTTCAGAAGTTGGTGGTATTCGTTAACAGGAGCAATCACAGCCGATGCGCCTTTTGATGATGAAACCAGTAAATACTACAAAGCAATGAAGCGCTACAGTGCCAATATGGCATTATTATCAGATGTTGCAATGGCTGTTCTTGGCGGCGAGTTAAAACGCAAAGAAAGGCTTTCAGCGCGCTTAGGGGATATTTTAAGCTATCTTTACTTAGCATCAGCTACCCTTAAAAAGTTTGATGACCAAGGTCGTCAAAAAGAAGACTTAGTGCTGTTACACCGCGCAATGCAAGACAGCCTTTATTCATTGGAAACGGCTATTGATGAGTTATTGCATAACTTCCCCAATAAAGTTTTAGGTTATTTCTTGCGGGCGATTATTATGCCGTTTGGTAAGAGTTTCACCAAACCTGGTGATGAATTGGATCATAAAATTGCCACCCTTTTACAAACCCCAGGTGAGGCCCGTAATCGTCTAGCTGAAGGTCAATACCTAGGTCGTGACGAAGGCAATCCTATGGGTAAATTGGAGCAAATTTTAGATGACATTTTAGCCGCTGAACCACTGTATGACAAAGTGTGTAAAGCTGCAGATGAGCGCTATCCATTTACGCAGCTAAATGAAGTAGGCAAAAAAGGATTGGAATTGGGCGTGCTAACCGAAGAAGAGTCTGAATTAATGGCACGGGCTGAACAAGGCAGATTAGATACTATCAACGTTGACGATTTTGCACCTGAAGAGCTAATGGCTGATAAAACCCTACTCAAACCTAAAAGAAAGCCCCGCAGCAAGGCAAGCTAAAGCACTTTTTAGCAACTAGAAAAACTGTCTAGAACTGAAAAGGAATAGACTGTCTAGAACTGAATAGGGATAGACCGTCTAGAACTAGAAAATATGCCTAGAACTAAAAATCCTACTTACTAAGTGGGATTTTTTTTGTCAGCTTAAAACCTACAAACCTGCGTTCATCCTCGCGCTAACAAATTAACCAGATTAAAACTCCCCCATTGCTAATGGTTAATAGCGGAGGCCGAATTCTAGCGTGCAACCAGCAGGAACAACTTTAGACTCAATAGCCGTTAAACGGATAAAATCAATTTTACTGATCTGATCCTGCTCTGAGATTTTAGAAATCTGAAAATACCCTGAACTATAAGGTTCCTTATCAGGACGAAGTTCTAAATATGGATATTGCCGATAAAGCCAATCGCCCTGTAAATATTTGTTAAGCTGTGTAGCGGGATTATCGATAATAAAACGGTATTTGCCATTGGGCTTCAATTCTAAATCAGCCTTCAATTGGCAATCTTCGTTTACTTCAAGCTGATAAGTTTGTGCAAGATCTTGCTTAAATACACCGCTATGAAGACTTGTTTCAGCTGGAAATACAAATAAAGCTAGCGAGTTTTTCGTGTACCAATGGTTCCCATTCGTCAAACCTTGCACATTATCGACAGCTATATCTAATTGTTCAAATATGTTTTGTGCAACCGTTAACGTTTCGGCATCCTCTAATAATAATGAATACAAGATGGTATTTTGGGTAATCGAGGTGGGAAAATCGAAATCATTAAACTCAACTAAAAAATTGCGTGCCGTTAACGCTTCATTGAGTTCATTAGTTTGTTGTTTATCGAGGTATTTGCCGTAAATATAAACCTTTGGTTGCGACGCGCACCCGCTGATTAACCCAATAAAAACGAGGATGTTTAACAATAGAATTGATTTCATAGAAGGCTTGGACCTGTCATATTTTACATGCAAATTTTCATGGGCAACCTATCATTAGTTGCCATAAAACTAGGATTGTTTTAGCAGATGCCAAACCTTAGGGATTTTACTACTGTTGAATTG harbors:
- a CDS encoding TlpA disulfide reductase family protein, which encodes MFKKLIFVSCGLAAAIAGFYLSLSLKSDFTTVEGQSYQWQDFEGQYLVVNYFAEWCAPCLKELPELNQFESFAKEQPDVSLLAVNFDNLGDPELQELKQKYQIDFRVISGLPENAVFHKPNSLPTTFIIGPDGALIKQLQGEQNNASLQNIITQLRQRHSLASS
- the arsC gene encoding arsenate reductase (glutaredoxin) (This arsenate reductase requires both glutathione and glutaredoxin to convert arsenate to arsenite, after which the efflux transporter formed by ArsA and ArsB can extrude the arsenite from the cell, providing resistance.), whose product is MQNLRIYHNPRCSKSRQTLELLTEKGYQPEIIEYLKTPLTVSQIEQLMEQLNIDDPRKMMRVKEKDYTDNNLGEDSVTKAQLIAAMATYPKLIERPIVVNNTQAKIGRPPEAVLEIL
- the wrbA gene encoding NAD(P)H:quinone oxidoreductase, which gives rise to MGPILVLYYSLHGATRNLANKIALGAQMQGADVIVRTVPKVATGIDFSQQAVPESGDPYVSLDELANCSGLALGSPTRFGNMSSAMKHFWDSTSSLWLSANLNGKPGCVFTSSSSMHGGQESTLLTMMIPLLHHGMLISGLPYSEPELHSTVTGGTPYGVTHVSLQNKSILSQDEQSLCIAQGKRLAMLAQKLGQK
- a CDS encoding DUF2069 domain-containing protein; its protein translation is MKIPTSIYRKLALVSYLLLLIWVPIWHLLLANPTGRSEQFEIFLTFVWTIPLLLPMSGILRGKPYTHAWANFIVMFYIMHGLTSFYAVENERYYALIEIVLSVGMFIGCSFYARLRGKELGLSIPKLKDEMAKEKATFGK
- the hda gene encoding DnaA regulatory inactivator Hda; its protein translation is MVGDQLPKQISLDVDLPDEQTFDSLVVGSNSLIYQHCGLLVEQNDSTELPFLTYISGAAGTGKSHLLVAMSHNAAQQQKSHFYLALDASLRYPHTILDGMENIQLLCIDNIQHIQHSEDWQRALFDLINRIRETQHCKLVVSCDRGPKQLQFELADLVSRLAWGISFSLAPLDDQDACEALNIKAKQRGISISRESLQFLISHAKRDMHSLVAALDELQFQGIQEKRKISIPFIKQVLEL
- a CDS encoding DUF2066 domain-containing protein yields the protein MRCLLFLTLLMVAQLNWVNAAVVEGLYNASVVVSDQSTNAQKKAVKQALAEVLVKVSGNRALLNDQEIKSYLNNAQNILLSYAYESTPEGLLYKAEFDVNKVESVLRSTGFSIWGKHRPQTLAWIAIEEKGTNSRKLLTDSIHQNLIEMAKETAQRRGIEVAFPVMDLTDIQQVSVYDVWSSYTQNLVQASERYDTEYVMSGRLFYRDEQPVVNQFEGDPEIQPEPKKLDVWVLEWIITRRGAFDSGEVEASSPELAMQKAIDMVADELAAKYAIEAVAGNSVENKTEIVIGNISSLTTYMEVLNFLNNLSVVIDVRLIEQQGSFSTFELELFGAKENLDEAFRLDNRMQSPMDDFSQPVVNKPYFWRP
- the purM gene encoding phosphoribosylformylglycinamidine cyclo-ligase; translated protein: MSDSNPSLSYKDAGVDIDAGNQLVERIKSVTKKTHRPEVKGGLGGFGALCSIPQKYRSPLLVSGTDGVGTKLRLAMDLKRHFGIGIDLVAMCVNDLIVQGAEPLFFLDYYATGKLDVDTATEVVSGIGAGCELSGCALIGGETAEMPGMYHGNDYDVAGFCVGVVEADEVIDGSKVAPGDAIIALASSGPHSNGYSLVRKVLEVSGTDPETPFADSTIADHLLEPTRIYVKSVLALLEKHSVHAISHITGGGFWENIPRVLPDNAKAVVQRNSWTRPAIFDWLQENGNITDHEMFRTFNCGVGLMIVLPQAEAQAAVNYLNELGENAWVLGEIAECGEQQEQVEIV
- the purN gene encoding phosphoribosylglycinamide formyltransferase, yielding MSRSAKSIVVLVSGNGSNLQAIIDYFSDKTDLAKVTAVISNEPSAFGLQRAENAGIDALCVNHREFDSRVEYDQALKAAIDKYSPDLVVLAGFMRILTEQFVTSFSGRMINIHPSLLPKYKGLNTHQKAIDAKDLEHGASVHFVTPELDGGPVIIQSKVPVFEHDTAAELAERVQQQERNIYPLVVDWFCKQRLLMINNKAVLDGQELPQNGYATD
- a CDS encoding DUF3108 domain-containing protein yields the protein MDRNFHKTDMRLIKCLLWGIVLFCLNLGASVHAAELTEFDAHYKAFRFGKELGTANLKLESLGRQRFRLSYQSKVSMFFLSDKRTEVSLFSFNDDNIIPFKYSYERTGFGSDKSLVAQFDRQKNSIKINNESSVQWHDEFDNQLYRLDIQLQLAAGKKELQYNLLNYRGELKQYNLVVMSTEQLSLPYGLLEGVKVKIVRPNSTRETYAWFAPSLGYQLVRLKQFKDGEEQGDIQLSAFTTAAASN
- the fadE gene encoding acyl-CoA dehydrogenase FadE encodes the protein MNIILWLVTVIGAVGVVSFLRLRLLNACVIVGLVLLLATTFGYVGFFTWLVFLGIAIPLNMESVRKQYMTQPMLDMYRKIMPEMSTTEKEAIDAGTVWWDGEIFSGNPDWRKLHAIPKAVLSAEEQAFLDGPVEEACRMVDDWEVHHTRADLSPETWQFLKDNKFFAMIIKKKYGGLEFSAYAQSRVLQKLSGCNAVLATTVGVPNSLGPGELLQHYGTTEQQDHYLPRLATGEEIPCFALTGREAGSDAGAIPDTGVVCKGTWQGEEIIGMKLTFDKRYITLAPVATVIGLAFKMTDPEGLLGGESDLGITCALIPRDTKGLEIGNRHFPLNIPFQNGPLKGTDIFVPLDYIIGGAEMAGQGWRMLVECLSVGRCITLPSTAAGATKSIALATGAYARIRRQFKIPVGKMEGIEEMLGRIGSNAYMMDAVTSLSTKGVDLGEKPSVISAICKYHLTENIRSVVNDSMDVHGGKGIMLGPNNYLGRAYQGTPISITVEGANILTRNMMIYGQGAIRCHPFVLKEMYAAGKEDESEALAEFDHAVFGHIGFAMSNFFRSWWYSLTGAITADAPFDDETSKYYKAMKRYSANMALLSDVAMAVLGGELKRKERLSARLGDILSYLYLASATLKKFDDQGRQKEDLVLLHRAMQDSLYSLETAIDELLHNFPNKVLGYFLRAIIMPFGKSFTKPGDELDHKIATLLQTPGEARNRLAEGQYLGRDEGNPMGKLEQILDDILAAEPLYDKVCKAADERYPFTQLNEVGKKGLELGVLTEEESELMARAEQGRLDTINVDDFAPEELMADKTLLKPKRKPRSKAS